ATAACCAAAAGTGGAATTTGAAATGCACTGCGACACTTTCTCTGTGACAACATGTCGCACATGTGTCGCACCCGAACTTGCGTCACGTCATGGTCTTCCCATGCAGTGGCCAAAACGCAAAACGCCCCGGCCTCTGTCGAGGGCCGGGGCGTTGTTTTCAGCTGGGGAGGCCTGAGGTCAGCGACCCTGCTTCAGCTGTTTGCGGTTACGCGAAACCAGCAGCGGCACCAGCACCACGATCAGCACAAAGGCCACCAAGGCCCACTGCGCCAGCGACAGGCCGAGGATCGGCGGGTAAGGCGTGGAGCAGAAACCGTCGACCTGGAAACCCAGCGGGAAAATCTTCGCCAATGGCAGGTCATCGACAATTGGCTGGAGCACGTCGATGCCGCAGCTGACCGCAGGATAGAACTGGGTATAGACGTGGTGCCCGGCCGTCGCGGCTCCCGCCAGGGCGAAGATCACCACCAGCACTTCAAAGAAACTGATGCTGCGTCGGGTACTCATGGCCGCCCCGGCAAAGGCACTGATGGCAATCAGCAACAGCGCGTAACGTTGCAGGATGCACAACGGGCAAGGTGCCTCACCCAGAACGATCTGCATGTACAACGCCCCGCCGATCAACGCCAGGCAGATCAGCCCCAGCAACACCAGATAGCGCCGCTCACGGCCCAGGCGCATGGTTTCCTCGTTCATTCCGGTTTCCTTAGTCATCAATGCAGGTAGTGGCCTGGTGCAGATCCCTTGTGGAACTTAGATCTTTTGATTGATGCCGCCCCCTGTAGGAGCGAGCCTGCTCGCGATGGACTCAAAGACAGCGCATTTACTCAGGTATGACGCGTAATCGTTGACGACCATCGCGAGCAGGCTCGCTCCTACAAGGGATCTGCGTTCCAACATCAGGGAAAGGTTTTCCAGCGACAGGCAATGCCCGCCAGTGTACACGCCGCACGCAGGCATGCAGCACGCGCCGTGGTGTCGGACGTTTCGCCAGCGGCTCAACAGAAGGGAATTAACGGCAGGGGTATTAACAGCGGATTAAAGATAAGGGGCTGTGGCGCCAAGTACGCGCCAACAGCCCCTTGCGCATGTAGCAGCGCTGATTATTCCAGCGCAGCCGCCGGACCGAAGAACTCGTAGCGGCTCTGGCTTTCCGGTACGCCCAGCGCCTTGAGGTGACGCTTGACCGCCGCCATGAAGCCTTTAGGCCCGAGGAAGTAGGCATCCAGGTCGCGTTGCTCCGGCAGCCAGTGGGCCAGTTGTTCCTGACTCAGCAGCCCGACCTTGTGCGCCGCCGGGCTGACACCGTCGTCCTCGGCATAGCAGTAGAAGCGCGTGAGTTGCGGGTGACGCTCGGCCAGTGCGTCGATCCAGTCGCGGAAGGCATGCACGCCGCCGTTGCGCGCGCAGTGGATGAAATGCACCGGGCGCTCAGTGGCCAGCGCCGCTTCGAGCATCGCCAGGGTCGGGGTGATGCCGACACCACCACTGATCAGCACCAGCGGCTTGTCGCTGGCCGTCAGGGTGAAATCCCCGGCGGGCGGGAACAGTTGAATGCTGGCGCCGACATGGAACTGGTCGTGCAGGTAATTTGAGGCACGGCCGCCGGCTTCGCGCTTGACGCTGATGCGGTACTGGCCGTCAGTGCCCAGGGACGATAGCGAGTAGTTGCGACGGATCTCTTCACCGTCGAGGAACAGCTTCATGCCGATGTACTGCCCGGGCTCCGCCGCCAGGATCGGCCCCTTATCTGCCGGTTCGAAGTAGAACGAGGTAATTTCGCTGCTCTCTTCCACCCGTTTGGCCAGCTTGAACTCCCGCGCCCCGCGCCAGCCGCCGACGGCCTCGGCTTTCTGGTCATAGATTGCCGCCTCGGCACCGATCAGGATATCCGCCAGTTGGCCGTAGGCCGCGGCCCATGCGCTCATCACTTCTGGCGTGGCAATCTCGTCGCCGAGCACTTCGCTGATGGCGCGCAACAGGCAACTGCCGACAATCGGGTAGTGTTCCGGGAGGATTTGCAGGGCAACGTGCTTGTTGATGATCTTCGCCACCAGGTCACCGAGCCGGTCAAGCTGGTCGATGTGCCGGGCATACATCAGTACGCCATTGGCCAGGGCACGGGGCTGGTCGCCGCTGGCCTGATGGGCCTGGTTGAACAGCGGGCGCACTTCGGGGTACTCGGAGAGCATCATGCGGTAGAAATGGGTGATCAGGGCTTCTCCACCGCTTTCCAGCAAGGGCACGGTGGATTTGACGATGGCACGGTCTTGGGCACTAAGCATTAGGGTGACTCCTGCACGACGGCTTTTCTAATGAGTTGCCCTTCTCTAATCAGCTTTCGTGCCACCTTTAAAATCTTTATAAATCAATAGCTTAATTTTCAAGTAGTCATATCGACACGCCAGCATTTATAGTCATACAGACTACACGGAGTCATTATGACTGCAAAAGCCTTGCTCACTACCCTGCTGCCCCTGGTCTCCGACCTGTCCCGCGAATTGCCCGAAAGCGAGCGCTATCGACGCCTGCTCGAAGCGATGCGCGCCCTGCTGCCCTGCGACGCTGCCGCTCTGTTGCGCCTGGACGGTGAGTGGCTGGTACCACTGGCCGTCGACGGCCTGAGCACCGACACCCTGGGCCGCCGCTTCAAGGTCAGCGAACACCCACGCTTAGAGGCCCTGCTGAGCAGTCCCGGGCCCACCCGCTTTGCCGCCGACAGCGACCTTCCGGACCCCTACGACGGTCTGGTGGATGGCCTGCACGAGCATCTGGAAGTCCACGACTGCATGGGTTGCCCGCTGTTTATCGATGAGCGCCCCTGGGGCCTGCTGACTCTCGATGCGCTGGACCCGGAACGCTTCGAGTCGATCGAGCTGGACGCCCTGCACGCCTTTGCCAGCCTCGCCGCCGCCACGGTCAACGCCGCCGAGCGCATCGAACGCCTGGCCAACCGGGTCGAGGACGAGCATCAGCGCGCCGAGGTCTATCGCCAGGCCAGCGGCCAGTTGCAGCGCGAAATGATCGGCCAGAGCAAAGCCCACAAACGCCTGGTGGAAGAGATCGACCTGGTCGGTGGCAGCGACCTGACGGTGTTGATTACCGGCGAAACCGGGGTCGGCAAGGAGTTGGTCGCCCAGGCTATTCATGCCGCCTCAAAGCGTGCCGACAAGCCGATCATCAGCCTCAACTGCGCGGCGCTGCCCGATACCCTGGTCGAAAGCGAGCTGTTCGGCCATGTCCGTGGCGCCTTCACCGGCGCCACCAGCGAGCGGCGCGGCAAATTCGAACTGGCCAATGGCGGCACGCTGTTTCTGGATGAGGTCGGCGAGCTGTCGCTGACGGTCCAGGCCAAGTTGCTGCGGGTGCTGCAGAGCGGCCAATTGCAACGCCTGGGTTCGGACCGCGAGCATCAGGTCGACGTGCGCCTGATCGCCGCCACCAACCGCGACCTGGCCGAAGAAGTGCGCAGTGGCCGTTACCGCGCCGACTTCTACCACCGTCTCAGCGTCTACCCGTTGCGAGTGCCGGCGCTGCGTGATCGAGGGCGCGACGTGCTGCTGCTCAGCGGCTACTTTCTCGAGCAGAACCGCTCGCGCATGGGCCTCAACAGCCTGCGGCTGACCAGCGATGCCCAGGCGGCGCTGCTGGCCTATGGCTGGCCGGGCAATGTCCGCGAGCTGGAACACCTGATCGGCCGCAGCGCGCTGAAAGCCTTGGGCAATGCTCGCGAACGGCCAAAGATTCTCAGCCTCAGTACCGCTGACCTGGATCTGCCCCATGACACATTGCCGGCGTCGCCGTTGTCCGAAGCGCCCGCTCCGGTGAATAAGGTCACCGGCGATTTACGCCAGGCCACCGAGCATTATCAACGGCAATTGATCAGCGCCTGCCTGGAGCGCCACCAGCACAACTGGGCCAGCGCCGCCCGAGAACTGGGCCTGGACCGGGCGAACCTGGGGCGCATGGCCAAGCGGTTGGGGTTGAAATGATTTTCCGACCTGTAGGAGCCAGCTCCCGCTTGCGGCTGGCCGGCGAAGGCGACGGACCTGCCACACCGTGGTGACTGGTTCGCGGCGTTGCGGCGTGCCGAAAAGCCAGCGCCTACAGGGGATGGATGTGCCGAGTTATTGGCTAAAGCCAGCCCCTCACAGGTCGATAACCTGATACCAGCGTTCCACAGAAGGTTTTTATGTCCACAACCAAAGCCCGCGCAGATTCCCTATCGCT
This region of Pseudomonas fluorescens genomic DNA includes:
- a CDS encoding disulfide bond formation protein B, whose amino-acid sequence is MNEETMRLGRERRYLVLLGLICLALIGGALYMQIVLGEAPCPLCILQRYALLLIAISAFAGAAMSTRRSISFFEVLVVIFALAGAATAGHHVYTQFYPAVSCGIDVLQPIVDDLPLAKIFPLGFQVDGFCSTPYPPILGLSLAQWALVAFVLIVVLVPLLVSRNRKQLKQGR
- the hmpA gene encoding NO-inducible flavohemoprotein; this encodes MLSAQDRAIVKSTVPLLESGGEALITHFYRMMLSEYPEVRPLFNQAHQASGDQPRALANGVLMYARHIDQLDRLGDLVAKIINKHVALQILPEHYPIVGSCLLRAISEVLGDEIATPEVMSAWAAAYGQLADILIGAEAAIYDQKAEAVGGWRGAREFKLAKRVEESSEITSFYFEPADKGPILAAEPGQYIGMKLFLDGEEIRRNYSLSSLGTDGQYRISVKREAGGRASNYLHDQFHVGASIQLFPPAGDFTLTASDKPLVLISGGVGITPTLAMLEAALATERPVHFIHCARNGGVHAFRDWIDALAERHPQLTRFYCYAEDDGVSPAAHKVGLLSQEQLAHWLPEQRDLDAYFLGPKGFMAAVKRHLKALGVPESQSRYEFFGPAAALE
- the norR gene encoding nitric oxide reductase transcriptional regulator NorR → MTAKALLTTLLPLVSDLSRELPESERYRRLLEAMRALLPCDAAALLRLDGEWLVPLAVDGLSTDTLGRRFKVSEHPRLEALLSSPGPTRFAADSDLPDPYDGLVDGLHEHLEVHDCMGCPLFIDERPWGLLTLDALDPERFESIELDALHAFASLAAATVNAAERIERLANRVEDEHQRAEVYRQASGQLQREMIGQSKAHKRLVEEIDLVGGSDLTVLITGETGVGKELVAQAIHAASKRADKPIISLNCAALPDTLVESELFGHVRGAFTGATSERRGKFELANGGTLFLDEVGELSLTVQAKLLRVLQSGQLQRLGSDREHQVDVRLIAATNRDLAEEVRSGRYRADFYHRLSVYPLRVPALRDRGRDVLLLSGYFLEQNRSRMGLNSLRLTSDAQAALLAYGWPGNVRELEHLIGRSALKALGNARERPKILSLSTADLDLPHDTLPASPLSEAPAPVNKVTGDLRQATEHYQRQLISACLERHQHNWASAARELGLDRANLGRMAKRLGLK